A part of Pectobacterium cacticida genomic DNA contains:
- a CDS encoding SmdA family multidrug ABC transporter permease/ATP-binding protein, whose translation MRLFAQLSWYFRREWRRYLGAIALLIVIAVLQLLPPKLVGVLVDGVTQHGMPMTKVMMWIGVILLTAVIVYVLRYVWRVFLFGASYRLAVELRENFYRQLSRQHAAFYQRHRTGDLIARATNDVDRVVFAAGEGVLMLVDSMVMGCAVLIVMCTQISWELTLLALLPMPIMALFIKRYGTQLHNRFRAAQAAFSSLNDQAQESLTSIRMIKAFGLENYQSARFAQVATDAGAKNMHVAQVDARFDPTIYIAVGLSHLLAIGGGSWMVINGSLTLGLLTSFVMYLGLMIWPMLALAWMFNIVERGSAAYSRIRQLLAEEPEVKDGKASLPAGRGELAVNIDAFRYPDTSHDALQNIHFTLAPGSMLGLCGPTGAGKSTLLALILRHFDIQSGEIRYHDRPLCDLRLDELRSRFAVVGQMPFLFSDTVAQNIALGRPDATPVEIEQAARLANVHDDILRLPQRYQTEVGERGVMLSGGQKQRIAIARALLQEAEILVLDDALSAVDGRTAHQILQNLKTWGEKRTLIVSAHRLSTLADADEIIVLQQGQLVQRGAHRVLAAEPGWYRDMYRYQQLEAALDDAPQPEGTKNE comes from the coding sequence GTGAGACTCTTTGCTCAACTGAGTTGGTATTTTCGCCGTGAATGGCGTCGCTATCTGGGGGCGATCGCGCTCTTGATTGTCATTGCCGTACTGCAATTGCTTCCGCCTAAATTGGTTGGCGTGCTCGTCGATGGTGTGACGCAACACGGCATGCCGATGACTAAAGTGATGATGTGGATTGGCGTGATATTGTTGACCGCAGTCATAGTCTATGTGCTGCGCTATGTGTGGCGCGTGTTTCTGTTTGGTGCGTCATATCGACTGGCGGTGGAGCTACGAGAAAATTTTTACCGCCAACTCAGTCGTCAGCATGCTGCCTTTTATCAGCGTCATCGTACCGGTGATCTGATCGCTCGTGCCACAAATGATGTTGATCGGGTCGTCTTTGCCGCAGGTGAAGGGGTGCTGATGCTGGTCGACTCTATGGTAATGGGATGTGCGGTGCTGATTGTCATGTGCACGCAGATTAGTTGGGAACTCACATTATTGGCCTTACTTCCTATGCCGATCATGGCGCTTTTCATCAAACGCTATGGCACCCAGTTGCATAACCGGTTTAGAGCCGCACAGGCGGCATTTTCTTCGCTCAACGATCAGGCGCAAGAAAGTTTAACCAGTATTCGCATGATTAAAGCCTTTGGATTGGAAAATTACCAATCAGCACGTTTTGCGCAGGTGGCAACGGATGCCGGTGCCAAGAATATGCATGTTGCTCAGGTTGATGCCCGTTTCGATCCCACTATCTATATTGCCGTGGGATTGTCGCATTTACTGGCAATTGGTGGCGGTAGTTGGATGGTGATTAACGGCTCACTCACGTTAGGGCTGCTGACCAGCTTTGTGATGTATCTGGGATTAATGATCTGGCCGATGCTGGCGCTGGCCTGGATGTTTAATATAGTTGAGCGGGGAAGCGCGGCATATAGTCGTATTCGTCAACTGTTGGCGGAAGAACCCGAAGTGAAAGATGGCAAAGCGTCCTTGCCTGCCGGGCGTGGCGAGTTGGCCGTGAATATTGACGCATTTCGTTATCCGGACACTTCTCATGACGCTTTGCAGAATATCCATTTTACGTTAGCACCGGGCAGTATGTTGGGATTATGCGGGCCAACGGGAGCGGGTAAAAGCACATTATTGGCGCTAATCTTGCGTCACTTCGATATCCAGTCAGGCGAAATTCGCTATCACGATCGGCCATTGTGCGATCTGCGGTTGGATGAACTACGTAGCCGTTTCGCCGTGGTGGGACAAATGCCTTTTTTGTTTTCGGACACGGTGGCACAAAACATCGCACTCGGTCGCCCCGATGCCACGCCAGTAGAGATCGAGCAGGCGGCGCGTCTTGCAAACGTCCATGACGATATTCTGCGCTTACCCCAGCGCTACCAAACGGAAGTTGGCGAGCGTGGTGTAATGTTATCGGGAGGGCAAAAACAGCGTATTGCGATTGCGCGAGCACTACTACAAGAAGCGGAAATCCTGGTACTGGATGATGCGTTGTCTGCGGTTGACGGGCGGACAGCGCACCAGATTTTGCAGAACCTGAAAACATGGGGTGAAAAGCGCACGTTGATTGTCAGCGCGCATCGTCTGTCAACGTTGGCTGACGCGGATGAAATCATCGTGTTGCAACAGGGGCAACTCGTGCAGCGTGGTGCGCACCGTGTGCTGGCGGCTGAGCCTGGATGGTACCGAGATATGTACCGTTACCAACAGTTAGAAGCGGCGTTGGATGATGCGCCGCAGCCGGAAGGAACAAAAAATGAATAG
- a CDS encoding SmdB family multidrug efflux ABC transporter permease/ATP-binding protein — translation MNSANPFGATLKRLLAYGSPWKKPLLIGVLMLWVAAGAEVSGPMLVSYFIDHLVAKGEFPLAVAAGLAAAYILLQILAASLHYFQALLFNRVAVGVVQQLRIDVMDAALRQPLSTFDKEPVGQLIARVTNDTEVVKDLYITVVSTVLRSAALVGAMLVAMFSLNWRMALVALMIFPAVAVVMVLYHHFSTPIVRRVRSYLANINDGFNEVINGMGVIQQFRQQARFGNKLGTASREHYEARMKALRLDGILLRPLLSLFSAMVLCGLLFQFGLNADDAVGVGVLYAFINYLGRLNEPLIELTTQQSMFQQAVVAGERIFELMDGKQQRYGDDERPLVTGRIDIDKVSFSYGTEKRVLRDISLTIPDRGFVALVGHTGSGKSTLASLLMGYYVPNEGEIRLDGRPLSTLSHTVLRQNVAMVQQDPVVLAESMFVNVTLGRDISEDAVWRVLEVVQLANLVRDFPEGLHTRIGEQGNNLSTGQKQLLAIARVLVQPPKILILDEATANIDSGTEQAVQKALRIIREQTTLVIIAHRLSTIVEADMIMVLHHGQAVERGTHKQLLQQQGRYYQMYQLQLAKEDLAAISAESCPV, via the coding sequence ATGAATAGCGCCAACCCGTTCGGGGCAACGTTGAAACGCCTGTTGGCCTATGGTTCACCTTGGAAGAAACCGCTATTGATTGGGGTTTTGATGTTATGGGTCGCCGCTGGCGCAGAGGTCTCAGGCCCCATGTTAGTAAGCTATTTTATCGACCATTTGGTGGCTAAAGGTGAATTCCCCTTGGCAGTGGCGGCGGGGCTAGCCGCGGCCTATATCCTGCTGCAAATACTGGCGGCTTCACTACACTATTTTCAAGCGCTGTTGTTCAACCGCGTCGCGGTGGGGGTTGTGCAGCAACTACGTATTGATGTAATGGATGCTGCATTGCGTCAGCCGCTGAGTACCTTCGACAAAGAGCCTGTCGGGCAGTTGATTGCACGCGTCACCAATGACACTGAAGTCGTGAAAGATCTGTATATCACGGTAGTTTCGACTGTGCTACGCAGTGCGGCACTGGTTGGCGCGATGTTGGTAGCCATGTTTAGTTTGAACTGGCGGATGGCGCTGGTTGCGTTGATGATTTTTCCCGCGGTAGCCGTAGTCATGGTGCTTTACCATCACTTTAGTACGCCTATCGTGCGTAGAGTAAGAAGCTATCTGGCCAATATTAATGACGGTTTTAACGAAGTGATTAATGGGATGGGGGTCATTCAACAGTTTCGTCAGCAGGCTCGCTTTGGCAATAAGTTAGGCACCGCCAGTCGTGAACATTATGAAGCGCGTATGAAGGCGTTGCGTCTAGATGGGATTCTACTCAGGCCGTTGTTGAGCTTATTTTCTGCGATGGTGTTATGTGGTTTATTGTTTCAGTTTGGTCTTAACGCTGATGACGCGGTAGGGGTCGGTGTTTTGTACGCATTTATCAACTACCTGGGTCGTCTGAATGAACCTTTGATTGAGCTGACAACTCAGCAGTCTATGTTTCAGCAGGCCGTGGTCGCCGGAGAACGTATCTTTGAACTAATGGACGGCAAACAGCAGCGCTATGGCGATGATGAACGCCCTTTGGTTACGGGACGTATCGATATAGACAAGGTCTCATTCTCCTATGGCACAGAAAAACGCGTATTACGGGATATTTCCCTGACGATACCGGACCGTGGTTTTGTTGCGCTGGTTGGGCATACAGGCAGCGGCAAAAGTACGCTGGCAAGCCTGTTGATGGGATATTATGTGCCGAATGAGGGAGAGATAAGACTTGATGGACGTCCGCTATCGACGCTGTCTCACACCGTTTTGCGCCAAAATGTGGCAATGGTGCAACAAGACCCAGTTGTGCTGGCGGAGTCCATGTTTGTCAATGTGACGTTGGGGCGTGATATCAGTGAAGATGCCGTCTGGCGCGTGCTGGAAGTCGTGCAGCTTGCTAATCTGGTTAGAGATTTCCCAGAAGGCTTGCATACGCGGATTGGTGAGCAGGGGAATAACTTATCTACAGGACAGAAACAGCTGCTAGCGATTGCGCGAGTCTTAGTGCAACCGCCCAAAATCCTGATTCTCGATGAGGCCACGGCAAATATTGATTCGGGTACGGAGCAGGCGGTGCAAAAAGCATTGCGTATTATCAGGGAGCAAACGACTTTGGTCATCATTGCACACCGTCTTTCCACTATTGTTGAGGCCGACATGATTATGGTGCTCCACCATGGTCAAGCCGTTGAACGGGGAACGCATAAGCAATTGTTGCAACAACAAGGGCGTTACTACCAAATGTATCAATTGCAGCTTGCCAAAGAGGATCTTGCCGCAATTAGCGCGGAATCTTGCCCAGTCTAA
- the glnK gene encoding P-II family nitrogen regulator — protein MKLVTVVIKPFKLEDVREALSSVGIQGLTVTEVKGFGRQKGHAELYRGAEYSVNFLPKVKIDIAIADDQLDEVIDVISKAAYTGKIGDGKIFVAELQRVIRIRTGETDESAL, from the coding sequence ATGAAACTGGTTACTGTGGTGATAAAACCATTCAAGCTGGAAGATGTGCGTGAAGCATTATCCTCTGTCGGCATCCAGGGACTCACCGTCACTGAGGTGAAGGGATTTGGTCGTCAGAAAGGACATGCCGAGCTATACCGTGGCGCAGAGTACAGCGTTAACTTTTTACCCAAGGTAAAAATTGATATCGCAATTGCGGATGACCAACTGGATGAAGTGATAGACGTCATCAGTAAAGCCGCATACACCGGAAAAATTGGTGATGGCAAGATTTTTGTCGCCGAATTGCAAAGGGTTATCCGTATTCGTACGGGTGAAACTGACGAGTCCGCACTTTAA
- the amtB gene encoding ammonium transporter AmtB yields MKKLFSSLGLATAALLPSWAMAAAPTIDKADNAFIMICTALVLFMTIPGIALFYGGLIRSKNVLSMMAQVSVSFAMVCILWVVYGYSLAFSEGNAFFGGLSTFMLKGIGIESVSGTFYQFVHVAYQASFACITVALIVGAIAERIRFSAVLIFVAIWLTFSYLPMTHMVWGGGYLAADGALDFAGGTVVHINAAVAGLVGAYLLGKRAGFGKEAFKPHNLPMVFIGTAILYIGWFGFNAGSAGAANGIAALAFLNTVVATAAAILAWVAGEWIVRGKPSLLGACSGCIAGLVAITPAAGTVGVGGGLIIGLAGGIAGLWGVTVLKRWLRVDDPCDVFGVHGVCGIVGCILTGVFSSASLGGTGYAEGVTMAHQVWVQLFSVIVCLVWSGVVAFVAFKVADMIVGLRVPEEQEREGLDVNSHGESAYNQ; encoded by the coding sequence ATGAAAAAACTCTTCTCTTCATTAGGTCTCGCTACAGCGGCATTGCTCCCATCGTGGGCAATGGCTGCTGCACCGACGATTGATAAAGCGGATAACGCTTTCATTATGATTTGTACCGCGTTGGTACTGTTTATGACGATACCGGGTATCGCACTATTTTATGGTGGCTTGATTCGTTCAAAAAACGTCCTGTCCATGATGGCTCAGGTGAGTGTATCCTTCGCGATGGTCTGTATTCTGTGGGTGGTTTATGGCTACAGCCTGGCGTTCAGTGAAGGTAACGCTTTCTTCGGTGGCCTAAGCACATTCATGTTGAAAGGTATTGGGATAGAGTCCGTGAGTGGAACGTTCTATCAGTTTGTGCATGTGGCGTATCAGGCTTCCTTTGCCTGCATCACCGTGGCACTGATTGTCGGGGCAATCGCTGAACGTATTCGCTTCTCTGCGGTACTCATTTTTGTTGCGATATGGCTGACATTCTCTTATTTGCCAATGACGCATATGGTATGGGGCGGTGGTTATCTGGCCGCAGATGGCGCGCTTGATTTCGCTGGGGGGACGGTTGTACACATCAATGCGGCGGTTGCTGGGTTGGTTGGTGCTTACCTATTGGGTAAACGTGCAGGTTTTGGCAAAGAAGCTTTTAAACCCCACAATTTGCCGATGGTGTTTATCGGTACGGCAATTCTGTACATTGGCTGGTTTGGTTTCAATGCAGGGTCTGCGGGGGCGGCCAACGGCATCGCTGCGCTGGCCTTTCTGAATACGGTGGTCGCTACCGCTGCTGCAATTCTTGCATGGGTCGCTGGAGAGTGGATTGTACGAGGAAAACCGTCTTTATTAGGCGCATGCTCAGGCTGTATCGCTGGCCTGGTGGCCATTACACCGGCTGCGGGTACAGTCGGCGTGGGCGGCGGACTGATCATTGGGCTAGCTGGTGGCATAGCGGGCTTGTGGGGCGTAACCGTACTGAAAAGATGGCTGCGTGTCGATGATCCCTGTGATGTATTCGGCGTTCATGGCGTGTGTGGGATCGTCGGTTGTATTCTGACGGGCGTATTCTCTTCGGCGTCGCTGGGCGGAACAGGCTATGCGGAAGGCGTGACAATGGCGCATCAGGTTTGGGTTCAGCTATTCAGCGTAATTGTTTGTTTGGTGTGGTCAGGCGTTGTGGCATTTGTTGCCTTCAAAGTGGCGGATATGATTGTCGGCTTGCGTGTACCTGAAGAGCAAGAGCGTGAGGGGCTGGACGTTAACAGCCATGGTGAGAGCGCTTATAACCAATAA